The following proteins are encoded in a genomic region of Channa argus isolate prfri chromosome 3, Channa argus male v1.0, whole genome shotgun sequence:
- the LOC137124478 gene encoding E3 ubiquitin-protein ligase pellino homolog 1-like isoform X2 gives MFSIVQENISTSPASTKGPVKYGELIVLGCNGSLPSGDKGRRKSRFSLCRRNKANGVKPSTIHTSCTPQAAKIGRSTESPIDFVVTDTVPGGQTHADSQTVQSTISRFACRIICQRNPPYSARIYAAGFDSSKNIFLGEKAAKWRMHDGQMDGLTTNGVLVMHPHKGFSQDSKPGLWREMSVCGNVFTLRETRSAQQRGKMVDSESNELVDGSLIDLCGATLLWRTAEGLAHTPTVKHLEALRQELNAGRPQCPVGFNTLAFPSLRRKDVLDEKQPWAYLRCGHVHGYHGWGGRREPEVEAECQERECPMCRARGPYVPLWLGCEAAFYVDAEPPTHAFVPCGHVCSEKTAVYWSQILLPHGTHAFHAACPFCILPLGEESGCVRLIFQSPLD, from the exons GTGTAACGGCTCTCTGCCCAGTGGCGACAAGGGGAGGCGGAAAAGTCGTTTTTCTCTGTGTCGCAGGAACAAAGCCAATGGTGTGAAACCGAGCACCATCCACACATCCTGCACGCCTCAGGCTGCCAAG ATTGGTCGTTCTACAGAGAGTCCCATTGACTTTGTGGTGACAGACACGGTGCCTGGTGGTCAGACCCATGCAGACAGTCAAACGGTTCAGAGCACCATCTCCCGCTTCGCCTGCCGCATCATCTGCCAAAGAAACCCTCCTTACTCTGCACGGATCTATGCAGCGGGGTTCGACTCCTCCAAGAACATCTTCCTAGGG GAGAAGGCAGCCAAGTGGAGGATGCATGATGGTCAGATGGATGGCCTGACCACCAATGGCGTTCTGGTGATGCACCCACACAAAGGCTTTAGCCAGGACTCTAAACCCGGCCTGTGGAGGGAAATGTCAGTCTGCGGCAATGTCTTCACACTGCGCGAGACCAGATCAGCTCAGCAGAGAGGCAAGATG GTGGACTCTGAGTCCAACGAGCTGGTGGACGGCTCGCTTATCGACCTGTGCGGGGCCACGCTGCTGTGGCGGACAGCAGAGGGCCTGGCACACACTCCCACAGTCAAGCACCTGGAGGCACTGCGGCAGGAGTTGAACGCCGGCCGACCTCAGTGCCCCGTGGGCTTCAACACTCTGGCTTTCCCCAGCCTTCGTCGCAAGGATGTCCTGGATGAGAAGCAGCCCTGGGCCTACCTGCGCTGTGGTCACGTGCATGGCTACCATGGCTGGGGGGGGCGCCGGGAACCCGAGGTGGAGGCAGAGTGTCAGGAAAGAGAGTGCCCCATGTGCCGGGCACGAGGCCCCTATGTCCCGCTGTGGCTGGGCTGTGAAGCGGCCTTCTACGTTGATGCGGAGCCCCCCACACATGCCTTCGTCCCCTGCGGTCACGTCTGCTCGGAGAAGACAGCGGTGTACTGGAGCCAGATCCTGCTGCCGCATGGCACGCACGCCTTCCACGCCGCCTGCCCATTCTGCATCCTGCCACTGGGTGAAGAGTCCGGCTGCGTCCGACTCATCTTCCAAAGCCCGCTGGATTAA
- the LOC137124478 gene encoding E3 ubiquitin-protein ligase pellino homolog 1-like isoform X1, translating to MFSIVQENISTSPASTKGPVKYGELIVLGCNGSLPSGDKGRRKSRFSLCRRNKANGVKPSTIHTSCTPQAAKAVNNKEQHSISYTLSRSQTVVVEYTHDSNTDMFQIGRSTESPIDFVVTDTVPGGQTHADSQTVQSTISRFACRIICQRNPPYSARIYAAGFDSSKNIFLGEKAAKWRMHDGQMDGLTTNGVLVMHPHKGFSQDSKPGLWREMSVCGNVFTLRETRSAQQRGKMVDSESNELVDGSLIDLCGATLLWRTAEGLAHTPTVKHLEALRQELNAGRPQCPVGFNTLAFPSLRRKDVLDEKQPWAYLRCGHVHGYHGWGGRREPEVEAECQERECPMCRARGPYVPLWLGCEAAFYVDAEPPTHAFVPCGHVCSEKTAVYWSQILLPHGTHAFHAACPFCILPLGEESGCVRLIFQSPLD from the exons GTGTAACGGCTCTCTGCCCAGTGGCGACAAGGGGAGGCGGAAAAGTCGTTTTTCTCTGTGTCGCAGGAACAAAGCCAATGGTGTGAAACCGAGCACCATCCACACATCCTGCACGCCTCAGGCTGCCAAG GCTGTCAACAACAAGGAGCAGCACAGTATCTCATACACTCTGTCCCGGTCCCAGACGGTGGTGGTGGAGTACACTCATGACAGCAACACAGACATGTTCCAG ATTGGTCGTTCTACAGAGAGTCCCATTGACTTTGTGGTGACAGACACGGTGCCTGGTGGTCAGACCCATGCAGACAGTCAAACGGTTCAGAGCACCATCTCCCGCTTCGCCTGCCGCATCATCTGCCAAAGAAACCCTCCTTACTCTGCACGGATCTATGCAGCGGGGTTCGACTCCTCCAAGAACATCTTCCTAGGG GAGAAGGCAGCCAAGTGGAGGATGCATGATGGTCAGATGGATGGCCTGACCACCAATGGCGTTCTGGTGATGCACCCACACAAAGGCTTTAGCCAGGACTCTAAACCCGGCCTGTGGAGGGAAATGTCAGTCTGCGGCAATGTCTTCACACTGCGCGAGACCAGATCAGCTCAGCAGAGAGGCAAGATG GTGGACTCTGAGTCCAACGAGCTGGTGGACGGCTCGCTTATCGACCTGTGCGGGGCCACGCTGCTGTGGCGGACAGCAGAGGGCCTGGCACACACTCCCACAGTCAAGCACCTGGAGGCACTGCGGCAGGAGTTGAACGCCGGCCGACCTCAGTGCCCCGTGGGCTTCAACACTCTGGCTTTCCCCAGCCTTCGTCGCAAGGATGTCCTGGATGAGAAGCAGCCCTGGGCCTACCTGCGCTGTGGTCACGTGCATGGCTACCATGGCTGGGGGGGGCGCCGGGAACCCGAGGTGGAGGCAGAGTGTCAGGAAAGAGAGTGCCCCATGTGCCGGGCACGAGGCCCCTATGTCCCGCTGTGGCTGGGCTGTGAAGCGGCCTTCTACGTTGATGCGGAGCCCCCCACACATGCCTTCGTCCCCTGCGGTCACGTCTGCTCGGAGAAGACAGCGGTGTACTGGAGCCAGATCCTGCTGCCGCATGGCACGCACGCCTTCCACGCCGCCTGCCCATTCTGCATCCTGCCACTGGGTGAAGAGTCCGGCTGCGTCCGACTCATCTTCCAAAGCCCGCTGGATTAA